A single region of the Nocardioides aquaticus genome encodes:
- a CDS encoding glycoside hydrolase family 65 protein: MIAHDATSDPLDRGRFPADPWRLVETSHSAADLGVTETLFTTANGYLGLRGNPEEGRDAYAHGTFVNGFHETWPIRHAEAAFGFARTGQTLVNAPDAKVLKIYVDDEPLILGTADLEHYERTLDFRDGVLRRSLVWRTPSGKRVRVESSRMVSMVERHLVVMRLEVTMLEGDAPIVISSQLLNRQDGKDEYHVPDAAMGEGVDPRKASAFEDRVLLPRTSSATPDRMVLGYRTAHSQMTICVAADHVFDCADAHEVRASHEDDLAKVVFRVEAREGHPIRLDKHVSYHTSRGVPVRELADRCDRTLDRAAGHGVEHYHRVQHDWFDRFWQNTDVVLDEGAKDSASIQQAIRYNLFSLAQASARADQQGVPAKGVSGSGYEGHYFWDTEVYVAPFLTYTQPDLARNTLHFRARMLPAAKARAGELAQTGALFPWRTINGEEASAYYAAGTAQVHIDADVAYALSKYVDATGDVGFLLRDGIDILVETARFWADLGFWRSNGTDTFHIHGVTGPDEYTTVVNNNLFTNVMARYNLERAACAVDLVRETDTASYDRMRHRLGFDPAEAEEWRRCAAGMTIPFDEGMGIHQQDDHFLDREVWDLSRTPAETRPLLLHYHPLVIYRFQVLKQADVVLALFLQGDRFTTEEKRADFEYYDPITTGDSTLSAVVQSVMAAEVGYHEVALSYFWKALFVDLDNLHGNTVDGLHVASCGGVWSALVFGFAGMRDHGGVLSFDPRLPEEWPALTFPVRWRGSRLRVEVTGDHLAVEVVETGAEDEVTIWVRGTRYAVAADRPLRVDLDGHGLRIAGELGDTPLIGGRRADGTRITAGVPEPSLVAAEREGAGPDGIGAAPASPTAPPVGPHVATT, from the coding sequence GTGATCGCCCACGACGCCACCAGCGACCCGCTCGACCGCGGCCGCTTCCCCGCCGACCCCTGGCGCCTGGTCGAGACGTCGCACTCGGCGGCCGACCTGGGCGTCACCGAGACGCTCTTCACCACCGCCAACGGCTACCTCGGCCTGCGCGGCAACCCCGAGGAGGGCCGCGACGCCTACGCGCACGGCACCTTCGTCAACGGGTTCCACGAGACCTGGCCGATCAGGCACGCCGAGGCCGCGTTCGGGTTCGCGCGGACCGGCCAGACCCTGGTCAACGCCCCCGACGCCAAGGTCCTCAAGATCTACGTCGACGACGAGCCCCTGATCCTCGGCACCGCCGACCTCGAGCACTACGAGCGCACCCTGGACTTCCGCGACGGCGTGCTGCGCCGCAGCCTGGTCTGGCGCACCCCGTCGGGCAAGCGGGTCCGCGTCGAGTCGTCCCGGATGGTCTCGATGGTCGAGCGGCACCTCGTCGTGATGCGTCTCGAGGTCACCATGCTCGAGGGCGACGCCCCGATCGTGATCTCCTCGCAGCTGCTGAACCGTCAGGACGGCAAGGACGAGTACCACGTCCCGGACGCCGCGATGGGCGAGGGCGTCGACCCCCGCAAGGCCAGCGCGTTCGAGGACCGGGTGCTGCTCCCCCGCACCTCCTCGGCGACCCCCGACCGGATGGTCCTGGGCTACCGCACCGCCCACTCGCAGATGACTATCTGCGTCGCGGCCGACCACGTCTTCGACTGCGCCGACGCCCACGAGGTCCGCGCCTCCCACGAGGACGACCTCGCCAAGGTCGTCTTCCGCGTCGAGGCCCGCGAGGGTCACCCGATCCGGCTCGACAAGCACGTCAGCTACCACACCTCGCGCGGCGTCCCGGTCCGCGAGCTCGCGGACCGCTGCGACCGCACGCTGGACCGCGCGGCCGGCCACGGCGTCGAGCACTACCACCGGGTGCAGCACGACTGGTTCGACCGGTTCTGGCAGAACACCGACGTGGTGCTCGACGAGGGCGCGAAGGACTCGGCCTCCATCCAGCAGGCGATCCGCTACAACCTCTTCTCGCTGGCCCAGGCCAGCGCCCGCGCCGACCAGCAGGGCGTGCCCGCCAAGGGCGTCAGCGGCTCCGGCTACGAGGGCCACTACTTCTGGGACACCGAGGTCTACGTCGCCCCGTTCCTGACCTACACCCAGCCCGACCTCGCCCGGAACACGTTGCACTTCCGGGCCCGGATGCTCCCGGCGGCCAAGGCCCGGGCCGGGGAGCTGGCCCAGACCGGCGCGCTCTTCCCCTGGCGCACGATCAACGGCGAGGAGGCCTCGGCCTACTACGCCGCCGGCACCGCCCAGGTCCACATCGACGCCGACGTGGCCTACGCACTGTCCAAGTACGTCGACGCGACCGGCGACGTCGGGTTCCTGCTCCGCGACGGCATCGACATCCTCGTCGAGACCGCCCGCTTCTGGGCCGACCTCGGCTTCTGGCGCAGCAACGGCACGGACACCTTCCACATCCACGGCGTCACCGGTCCGGACGAGTACACGACGGTGGTCAACAACAACCTGTTCACCAACGTGATGGCGCGCTACAACCTCGAGCGCGCCGCGTGCGCGGTCGACCTGGTCCGCGAGACCGACACCGCGTCGTACGACCGGATGCGCCACCGCCTGGGGTTCGACCCGGCCGAGGCCGAGGAGTGGCGCCGCTGCGCCGCGGGGATGACGATCCCCTTCGACGAGGGCATGGGCATCCACCAGCAGGACGACCACTTCCTCGACCGCGAGGTGTGGGACCTGTCCCGCACGCCGGCCGAGACCCGGCCGCTGCTGCTGCACTACCACCCGCTGGTGATCTACCGCTTCCAGGTGCTCAAGCAGGCCGACGTCGTGCTCGCGCTGTTCCTGCAGGGCGACCGGTTCACCACGGAGGAGAAGCGCGCCGACTTCGAGTACTACGACCCGATCACCACCGGCGACTCGACCCTGTCGGCGGTCGTGCAGTCGGTGATGGCCGCCGAGGTCGGCTATCACGAGGTCGCGCTGTCGTACTTCTGGAAGGCGCTCTTCGTCGACCTCGACAACCTCCACGGCAACACCGTCGACGGCCTCCACGTCGCCTCCTGCGGCGGCGTCTGGAGCGCCCTGGTGTTCGGCTTCGCCGGCATGCGCGACCACGGCGGCGTGCTCAGCTTCGACCCGCGCCTGCCCGAGGAGTGGCCCGCGCTGACCTTCCCGGTCCGCTGGCGCGGCAGCCGGCTCCGGGTCGAGGTCACCGGCGACCACCTCGCCGTCGAGGTCGTCGAGACGGGCGCCGAGGACGAGGTGACCATCTGGGTGCGCGGCACCCGGTACGCCGTGGCGGCCGACCGTCCGTTGCGGGTCGACCTCGACGGCCATGGCCTCCGGATCGCCGGCGAGCTCGGCGACACGCCCCTGATCGGGGGACGGCGTGCCGACGGCACCCGGATCACCGCCGGGGTGCCCGAGCCGAGCCTGGTCGCCGCCGAGCGCGAGGGCGCCGGCCCGGACGGGATCGGGGCCGCACCCGCGTCGCCGACGGCGCCGCCGGTCGGTCCGCACGTGGCGACGACGTGA
- a CDS encoding beta-phosphoglucomutase family hydrolase has protein sequence MHLAQSWPAHEAVLFDLDGVVTPTAEVHMRAWSHMFNAWLDGLRESGDAPAGADLSAYTDADYFAHVDGKPRYDGVRDLVASRGIALPEGDPTDEPAAETVCGLGNRKNDAFNEVLERDGVTAYPGSVALLDHLRDLGLPLAVVSSSGNAPAVLEAAGLLDRFAFVMSGVVATERGLPGKPAPDTFLAAAEELGASAAGCVVLEDAVSGVKAGAAGGFADVVGVDRGAGADVLTAAGATLVVSDLAELVPADGTAGAAS, from the coding sequence ATCCACCTCGCGCAGTCCTGGCCGGCCCACGAGGCCGTCCTCTTCGACCTCGACGGCGTCGTCACGCCGACCGCGGAGGTGCACATGCGCGCCTGGTCGCACATGTTCAACGCCTGGCTGGACGGCCTCCGCGAGTCCGGCGACGCGCCGGCCGGGGCCGACCTCTCGGCGTACACCGACGCCGACTACTTCGCCCACGTCGACGGCAAGCCGCGCTACGACGGCGTCCGCGACCTCGTCGCGTCGCGCGGCATCGCCCTGCCCGAGGGTGACCCCACCGACGAGCCCGCCGCCGAGACGGTCTGCGGGCTCGGCAACCGCAAGAACGACGCGTTCAACGAGGTGCTCGAGCGCGACGGCGTGACCGCCTACCCCGGCTCGGTCGCCCTGCTCGACCACCTGCGCGACCTCGGCCTGCCGCTCGCCGTCGTGTCGTCCTCGGGCAACGCCCCGGCCGTGCTGGAGGCCGCCGGCCTGCTCGACCGGTTCGCCTTCGTCATGTCCGGCGTCGTGGCCACCGAGCGCGGCCTGCCCGGCAAGCCCGCCCCCGACACGTTCCTGGCCGCCGCCGAGGAGCTCGGCGCCTCGGCCGCCGGCTGCGTCGTGCTGGAGGACGCCGTGTCCGGCGTGAAGGCCGGCGCCGCCGGCGGGTTCGCCGACGTGGTCGGCGTCGACCGCGGGGCCGGGGCCGACGTGCTGACCGCCGCCGGCGCGACGCTGGTCGTCTCGGACCTCGCCGAGCTCGTGCCCGCCGACGGGACCGCGGGAGCCGCCTCGTGA
- a CDS encoding adenosylcobinamide-GDP ribazoletransferase, which translates to MSDSPPPWAPPLLAVQFLTRVPVPGTAALSGEQVRVGLGRSLVWFPVVGGLVGLVTAAVVLGAGTWWPAWVAVLLALVVEARLTGAFHEDAVADTCDALGGGTTRERTLEIMKDSRVGSYGALGLVLAVGLRVALLTTLVATAGAGLVVAGVVASAALGRLGAVTVMRLVPPADRPAGLSKDVGGRASGRTLATASLLAVPFAVPLAVLDPVGLLVGLVGSALLLVWWGRVLVRRLGGQTGDCLGAAVYAVQLVVLLGVTAG; encoded by the coding sequence GTGAGCGACTCCCCGCCGCCCTGGGCGCCCCCGCTGCTGGCGGTGCAGTTCCTGACCCGGGTCCCCGTGCCGGGCACGGCGGCCCTCTCCGGGGAGCAGGTCCGGGTCGGCCTCGGCCGCAGCCTGGTGTGGTTCCCGGTGGTCGGCGGCCTGGTCGGTCTCGTCACCGCCGCGGTCGTGCTGGGCGCGGGCACCTGGTGGCCGGCGTGGGTGGCGGTGCTGCTGGCGCTGGTGGTCGAGGCACGCCTGACCGGGGCGTTCCACGAGGACGCGGTCGCCGACACCTGCGACGCGCTCGGCGGCGGGACGACCCGCGAGCGGACGCTCGAGATCATGAAGGACAGCCGGGTCGGCTCGTACGGCGCGCTCGGGCTGGTGCTCGCCGTCGGGCTCCGCGTCGCCCTGCTGACCACGCTGGTGGCCACGGCCGGCGCCGGGCTCGTGGTCGCCGGGGTCGTCGCCTCGGCCGCGCTGGGTCGGCTCGGCGCGGTCACGGTGATGCGGCTGGTCCCGCCGGCGGACCGCCCGGCCGGGCTGTCCAAGGACGTCGGCGGTCGGGCGTCCGGACGGACGCTGGCGACGGCGTCCCTGCTCGCGGTGCCGTTCGCGGTGCCGCTGGCGGTCCTGGACCCCGTCGGGCTGCTGGTCGGCCTGGTCGGGTCGGCGCTGCTGCTGGTCTGGTGGGGGCGCGTGCTGGTGCGCCGCCTGGGCGGGCAGACCGGGGACTGCCTGGGTGCGGCGGTCTACGCGGTGCAGCTGGTCGTGCTGCTCGGCGTCACCGCGGGGTGA
- a CDS encoding SDR family NAD(P)-dependent oxidoreductase, producing the protein MTTLAIIGAGSGLGAAVARRFGREGFSVALISRHQGRLDALATSLADDGVQAQGFAADVRDPASIRRALDEAVKALGPIEVLQYSPLPDKKFMRPVLETTPEDLVGPVEFSIYGPVAAVHEVVPGMRFLGEDKGTILFVNGGSAVKPGRAVTGTSVAFAGQAAYAQLLHEELKEEGIHVGQLIIGGAIEPGGEKDPEVLADRLWTMHAERGEFRHQVSTD; encoded by the coding sequence ATGACCACACTCGCCATCATCGGAGCAGGGAGCGGCCTCGGCGCCGCCGTCGCACGTCGGTTCGGCCGCGAGGGCTTCTCCGTCGCGCTCATCTCCCGCCACCAGGGCCGCCTCGACGCGCTCGCCACCTCGCTGGCCGACGACGGGGTGCAGGCCCAGGGCTTCGCGGCCGACGTCCGCGACCCGGCCTCGATCCGGCGCGCGCTCGACGAGGCCGTCAAGGCCCTCGGCCCGATCGAGGTGCTCCAGTACAGCCCGCTGCCGGACAAGAAGTTCATGCGGCCCGTGCTCGAGACCACGCCCGAGGACCTCGTCGGCCCGGTCGAGTTCTCCATCTACGGCCCCGTCGCGGCCGTGCACGAGGTCGTCCCCGGGATGCGCTTCCTGGGCGAGGACAAGGGCACGATCCTGTTCGTCAACGGCGGCTCGGCCGTCAAGCCCGGCCGCGCCGTCACCGGCACCTCGGTCGCCTTCGCGGGGCAGGCGGCGTACGCCCAGCTGCTCCACGAGGAGCTGAAGGAGGAGGGCATCCACGTCGGGCAGCTGATCATCGGCGGTGCGATCGAGCCCGGCGGCGAGAAGGACCCCGAGGTCCTCGCCGACCGTCTCTGGACGATGCACGCCGAGCGCGGCGAGTTCCGCCACCAGGTCTCGACCGACTGA
- a CDS encoding kynureninase, producing MPDTDPADPPTTPSTTPAGSTDAAALDAADPLAAHRDLFVGSEQPLVYLDGNSLGRPLRVTGPRLAAFVDDQWGGRLIRGWDEQWMELPTLLGDRIGATCLGAAPGQTVVGDSTTVLLYKAMRAAVAARPGRHEIVMDTDNFPTDRYLAAGVAEELGLRVRWVDVDPAAGVTADQLAGVLGPDTALVALSHVAYRSSWVADGPALTALAHDAGALVLWDLSHSVGSVPLALDAWGADLAVGCTYKYLNGGPGSPAFAYVAARHLEGPDALTQPVRGWIGHAEPFRMGPDWAPAAGIRRMLSGTPPVVGMLALADMLDLLEAVGMPAVRAKSLALTRMVVDLADDELAEHGVEVVSPRAAERRGGHVTLRHPAMQEVTRRLWARDVVPDYRDPGGLRLGLSPLSTSFAEVRAGMDAIAEELAPPR from the coding sequence GTGCCCGACACGGACCCCGCCGACCCGCCCACCACGCCGTCCACCACGCCGGCCGGCTCCACCGACGCCGCCGCGCTCGACGCCGCCGACCCGCTGGCCGCCCACCGCGACCTCTTCGTCGGCTCCGAGCAGCCGCTGGTCTACCTCGACGGCAACTCGCTCGGGCGTCCGCTGCGGGTGACCGGCCCGCGGCTCGCGGCGTTCGTCGACGACCAGTGGGGCGGCCGGCTCATCCGCGGCTGGGACGAGCAGTGGATGGAGCTGCCGACGCTGCTCGGTGACCGGATCGGCGCCACCTGCCTCGGCGCGGCCCCGGGCCAGACGGTCGTCGGCGACTCGACCACCGTGCTGCTCTACAAGGCCATGCGCGCGGCGGTGGCCGCCCGGCCCGGGCGGCACGAGATCGTCATGGACACCGACAACTTCCCCACCGACCGCTACCTGGCCGCGGGGGTGGCCGAGGAGCTCGGGCTGCGGGTCCGGTGGGTCGACGTCGACCCCGCGGCCGGCGTCACCGCGGACCAGCTGGCCGGGGTGCTGGGTCCCGACACGGCGCTCGTGGCGCTCAGCCACGTGGCGTACCGCTCGTCCTGGGTGGCCGACGGCCCCGCCCTGACCGCGCTCGCCCACGACGCCGGCGCGCTGGTGCTGTGGGACCTGTCGCACTCGGTCGGGTCGGTGCCGCTCGCCCTGGACGCCTGGGGCGCCGACCTCGCCGTCGGCTGCACCTACAAGTACCTCAACGGCGGGCCCGGCTCACCGGCCTTCGCCTACGTCGCCGCCCGGCACCTCGAGGGGCCCGACGCCCTGACCCAGCCGGTGCGCGGCTGGATCGGGCACGCCGAGCCGTTCCGGATGGGGCCCGACTGGGCGCCGGCCGCGGGGATCCGACGGATGCTGTCCGGCACCCCGCCGGTCGTCGGGATGCTCGCGCTCGCCGACATGCTCGACCTGCTGGAGGCGGTCGGGATGCCGGCCGTGCGGGCGAAGTCGCTCGCGCTGACCCGGATGGTGGTCGACCTCGCCGACGACGAGCTGGCCGAGCACGGCGTCGAGGTGGTCTCCCCGCGCGCGGCCGAGCGCCGCGGCGGCCACGTGACCCTGCGGCACCCGGCGATGCAGGAGGTCACCCGGCGGCTGTGGGCGCGCGACGTGGTGCCGGACTACCGCGACCCGGGCGGCCTGCGGCTCGGGCTGTCGCCGCTGTCGACGTCGTTCGCCGAGGTGCGCGCCGGGATGGACGCGATCGCCGAGGAGCTCGCCCCGCCGAGGTGA
- a CDS encoding VOC family protein, translating into MDQRLSFVTIAVPDLAAARAFYVDGLGWHADVEVGDVIMIRVADRVVLSLWEQASFESEVGPVRTGPGLVPVTLAHNVASRSEVDLVLQDARVAGASEVGQGASREWGGYTGYFADPAGIRWEVAFNPGQIGASVLP; encoded by the coding sequence ATGGACCAGCGACTGAGCTTCGTGACCATCGCCGTGCCCGACCTGGCCGCCGCCCGGGCGTTCTACGTCGACGGTCTGGGCTGGCACGCCGACGTCGAGGTGGGCGACGTGATCATGATCCGGGTGGCCGACCGGGTCGTGCTGTCGCTGTGGGAGCAGGCGTCCTTCGAGAGCGAGGTGGGCCCCGTACGCACCGGGCCGGGCCTCGTCCCGGTGACCCTGGCCCACAACGTCGCGTCCCGCAGCGAGGTCGACCTCGTGCTCCAGGACGCCCGGGTGGCCGGCGCGAGCGAGGTCGGTCAGGGCGCCTCGCGGGAGTGGGGTGGCTACACCGGCTACTTCGCGGACCCGGCCGGCATCCGGTGGGAAGTGGCGTTCAACCCGGGCCAGATCGGTGCGTCGGTGCTGCCGTGA
- a CDS encoding 4a-hydroxytetrahydrobiopterin dehydratase: MSDEQQQDHQDQQDEQRDETPAEPQEVHAPDGRDAHEKGTATLEEPDPKAVLDGHGVEAALLDDWRIMFDQLHARFETGDFATGLALVDHVGKAAEAADHHPDVDLRYGFVEIHLSSHDVGGVTSRDIDLARTISDHAGRLGARAATEKLQVLEIALDTRDLYEVRPFWAALLAYDAPEDDDAVVDPDGRGPTLWFQVTDEPVTEADRQAAASPVQRFHLDLRLPPRTPIVGSRRRWTPAAPSSPTRWPRASPCSPTRRATRRA; this comes from the coding sequence ATGAGCGACGAGCAGCAGCAGGACCACCAGGACCAGCAGGACGAGCAGCGGGACGAGACCCCCGCCGAGCCGCAGGAGGTGCACGCCCCCGACGGCCGCGACGCCCACGAGAAGGGCACCGCGACGCTGGAGGAGCCGGACCCGAAGGCGGTCCTGGACGGCCACGGCGTCGAGGCCGCGCTGCTGGACGACTGGCGGATCATGTTCGACCAGCTCCACGCCCGGTTCGAGACCGGCGACTTCGCCACCGGGCTGGCCCTGGTGGACCACGTCGGCAAGGCCGCCGAGGCCGCCGACCACCACCCCGACGTCGACCTGCGCTACGGCTTCGTCGAGATCCACCTCAGCAGCCACGACGTCGGCGGCGTCACCAGCCGCGACATCGACCTGGCCCGCACCATCAGCGACCACGCCGGCCGCCTCGGCGCCCGGGCTGCCACCGAGAAGCTCCAGGTGCTCGAGATCGCCCTCGACACCCGGGACCTGTACGAGGTGCGCCCGTTCTGGGCCGCGCTGCTCGCCTACGACGCCCCGGAGGACGACGACGCCGTCGTGGACCCCGACGGCCGTGGCCCGACGTTGTGGTTCCAGGTCACCGACGAGCCGGTGACCGAGGCCGACCGCCAGGCTGCCGCGTCGCCGGTCCAGCGTTTCCACCTCGACCTGCGCCTGCCCCCGAGGACGCCGATCGTCGGATCAAGGCGGCGCTGGACGCCGGCGGCACCCTCGTCTCCGACGCGGTGGCCCCGCGCTTCACCGTGCTCGCCGACGCGCAGGGCAACAAGGCGTGCGTGA
- a CDS encoding FAD-binding domain-containing protein encodes MILPPPPSVADGAEQQDVVSWVAEHLGDLALEGPGGIAAGGISGGQSAADTALATLDVTGYASRRSTVLPESRRGASRMSPYIRHGLLRLREVWDAAGAAPARDRRKYRDELLWQEYARHLYARVGTDLGTSLRHDQPRPAPGAVAAGPVSVADPWPAQMRCMEVVVGELHDDGWLVNQTRMWLASQWTVRAGADWRDGEQEMFVHLLDGSRAANRLGWQWTTGTGSGKPYGFSRWQVEKRAPALCGSCALSHACPVQSWPDADRGPAVDGPDLSRGEIPAGPATIEGDGGEVVWLTAESLGEGDPALAADPARPAVFVFDEPLLRRLTLSGKRLVFLAETLGELAAGRDLEVRRGVVPEELGRRPVAATWAPVPGWARHAARVDVVETHPWPWLARPRPTAVQSFSAWRKGIGAPAP; translated from the coding sequence GTGATCCTGCCCCCGCCTCCGTCGGTCGCCGACGGGGCCGAGCAGCAGGACGTCGTCTCCTGGGTCGCCGAGCACCTCGGCGACCTCGCCCTGGAGGGACCCGGGGGGATCGCCGCCGGGGGGATCAGCGGCGGCCAGTCCGCGGCCGACACCGCCCTGGCGACGCTCGACGTCACCGGCTACGCCTCCCGCCGCAGCACGGTGCTGCCGGAGTCGCGGCGCGGCGCCAGCAGGATGTCGCCCTACATCCGCCACGGCCTGCTCCGGCTCCGCGAGGTCTGGGACGCCGCCGGTGCCGCACCCGCCCGCGACCGCCGCAAGTACCGCGACGAGCTGCTCTGGCAGGAGTACGCCCGGCACCTGTACGCCCGCGTCGGCACCGACCTCGGCACCTCGCTGCGCCACGACCAGCCGCGGCCCGCGCCCGGGGCCGTCGCGGCCGGACCGGTCAGCGTGGCCGACCCGTGGCCGGCGCAGATGCGGTGCATGGAGGTCGTCGTCGGCGAGCTCCACGACGACGGCTGGCTGGTCAACCAGACCCGGATGTGGCTGGCCTCGCAGTGGACGGTCCGGGCCGGCGCCGACTGGCGCGACGGCGAGCAGGAGATGTTCGTGCACCTGCTCGACGGCTCGCGGGCGGCCAACCGGCTGGGCTGGCAGTGGACCACCGGCACCGGCAGCGGCAAGCCGTACGGGTTCAGCCGCTGGCAGGTCGAGAAGCGGGCGCCGGCCCTGTGCGGCTCCTGCGCGCTGTCCCACGCCTGCCCGGTCCAGTCGTGGCCCGACGCCGACCGGGGTCCCGCCGTCGACGGCCCCGACCTGTCCCGCGGCGAGATCCCGGCCGGCCCCGCGACGATCGAGGGTGACGGGGGAGAGGTGGTCTGGCTGACCGCGGAGTCCCTCGGCGAGGGCGACCCGGCGCTGGCCGCCGACCCCGCCCGGCCGGCCGTCTTCGTCTTCGACGAGCCGCTGCTGCGCCGGTTGACGCTCTCGGGCAAGCGCCTGGTCTTCCTCGCCGAGACCCTCGGCGAGCTGGCCGCCGGCCGCGACCTGGAGGTCCGCCGGGGCGTGGTCCCCGAGGAGCTGGGTCGCCGCCCCGTCGCGGCGACCTGGGCACCGGTCCCCGGCTGGGCCCGTCACGCCGCCCGCGTCGACGTGGTCGAGACGCACCCCTGGCCCTGGCTGGCCCGTCCCCGGCCGACCGCGGTGCAGTCCTTCTCGGCCTGGCGCAAGGGCATCGGCGCGCCCGCCCCGTGA
- a CDS encoding acetolactate synthase large subunit — MTQQSTTTSSGTITGAQSLIRSLEAAGTEHVFGIPGGAILPAYDPMMDSSMRHILVRHEQGAGHAAQGYAAASGRVGVCMATSGPGATNLVTPLADAHMDSVPLVAITGQVGASMIGTDAFQEADIRGITMPITKHNFLVTDPAEIPRAVAQAFHIASTGRPGPVLVDVAKSALTAQTTFAWPTDLGLPGYRPVTRPHAKQVREAARLILESRKPVLYVGGGTIRSNASAELLRLAEMTGIPVVTTLMALGAFPDSHPQHLGMPGMHGTVAAVAGLQKADLLITLGARFDDRVTGNLDSFAPGAKVIHADIDPAEIGKNRHADVPIVGDVREVLADLIVLLQAEADQGTTGDYEGWVDFLAGVKKTYPLGYDVPADGALSPQYVIERLGAIAGPDTIYTSGVGQHQMWAAHFVKYEKPRTWLNSGGLGTMGYSVPAAMGAKVACPDSTVWAIDGDGCFQMTNQELATCAINDIPIKVAIINNESLGMVRQWQTLFYEERYSNTDLHSKRIPDFVKLAEAYGCVGLACERPEDVDATIEKAMGINDTPVVVDFRVHRDAMVWPMVAAGTSNDDIKHARDLAPEFDEDELT, encoded by the coding sequence ATGACCCAGCAGAGCACGACGACGTCGTCGGGCACGATCACCGGCGCGCAGAGCCTGATCCGCTCGCTCGAGGCGGCCGGCACCGAGCACGTGTTCGGGATCCCGGGCGGCGCGATCCTCCCGGCGTACGACCCGATGATGGACTCCTCGATGCGCCACATCCTCGTCCGCCACGAGCAGGGCGCGGGCCACGCCGCCCAGGGGTACGCCGCCGCCAGCGGCCGGGTGGGCGTCTGCATGGCCACCTCGGGCCCCGGGGCGACGAACCTGGTCACCCCGCTGGCCGACGCGCACATGGACTCGGTGCCCCTGGTCGCGATCACCGGACAGGTGGGCGCCTCGATGATCGGCACCGACGCCTTCCAGGAGGCCGACATCCGCGGCATCACGATGCCGATCACCAAGCACAACTTCCTGGTCACCGACCCCGCCGAGATCCCGCGCGCGGTGGCCCAGGCCTTCCACATCGCCTCCACCGGGCGCCCCGGCCCGGTCCTGGTCGACGTGGCCAAGTCCGCGCTCACCGCGCAGACCACCTTCGCCTGGCCCACCGACCTCGGTCTGCCCGGCTACCGCCCCGTCACCAGGCCGCACGCCAAGCAGGTCCGCGAGGCCGCCCGGCTGATCCTCGAGTCCCGCAAGCCCGTGCTCTACGTCGGCGGCGGGACCATCCGCTCGAACGCCTCGGCCGAGCTGCTGCGCCTGGCCGAGATGACCGGCATCCCGGTGGTCACCACGCTGATGGCGCTCGGCGCCTTCCCGGACTCCCACCCGCAGCACCTCGGGATGCCCGGCATGCACGGCACCGTGGCCGCGGTCGCCGGCCTGCAGAAGGCCGACCTGCTGATCACCCTCGGTGCCCGCTTCGACGACCGCGTGACCGGCAACCTCGACTCCTTCGCCCCCGGCGCCAAGGTCATCCACGCCGACATCGACCCGGCCGAGATCGGCAAGAACCGGCACGCGGACGTGCCGATCGTCGGCGACGTCCGCGAGGTCCTCGCCGACCTGATCGTCCTGCTGCAGGCCGAGGCGGACCAGGGCACCACCGGCGACTACGAGGGGTGGGTCGACTTCCTGGCCGGGGTCAAGAAGACCTACCCGCTGGGCTACGACGTGCCCGCCGACGGCGCGCTCTCCCCGCAGTACGTCATCGAGCGCCTCGGCGCGATCGCCGGCCCCGACACCATCTACACCTCCGGCGTCGGGCAGCACCAGATGTGGGCGGCGCACTTCGTCAAGTACGAGAAGCCGCGCACCTGGCTCAACTCCGGCGGCCTCGGCACGATGGGCTACTCGGTGCCGGCCGCGATGGGCGCCAAGGTCGCCTGCCCGGACAGCACCGTGTGGGCCATCGACGGCGACGGCTGCTTCCAGATGACCAACCAGGAGCTGGCCACCTGCGCGATCAACGACATCCCGATCAAGGTCGCCATCATCAACAACGAGTCGCTGGGCATGGTGCGGCAGTGGCAGACCCTCTTCTACGAGGAGCGGTACTCCAACACCGACCTGCACTCCAAGCGCATCCCCGACTTCGTCAAGCTCGCGGAGGCGTACGGCTGCGTCGGCCTGGCCTGCGAGCGGCCCGAGGACGTGGACGCCACGATCGAGAAGGCGATGGGCATCAACGACACGCCCGTCGTGGTCGACTTCCGGGTCCACCGCGACGCCATGGTGTGGCCGATGGTCGCCGCCGGCACCTCGAACGACGACATCAAGCACGCGCGCGACCTGGCGCCCGAGTTCGACGAGGACGAGCTGACATGA